A part of Melittangium boletus DSM 14713 genomic DNA contains:
- the cglC gene encoding adventurous gliding motility lipoprotein CglC — translation MSARLALLMGAALLCGGCEVPSEVGKPCLLVKKSSSADRKFDPVVPSDIQLDQDFVSFGSQDCEDLICVRTAGSKLETTVEGDVERVLGYCSKACTEGNTTTCAINHPDATDEIKSTMSCRSLLLDQQALDDFRKQDPAGYRATFGENASPFFCAATSSTGT, via the coding sequence ATGTCTGCGCGTCTGGCTCTTCTGATGGGTGCCGCCCTGCTGTGCGGCGGGTGCGAGGTCCCTTCCGAGGTGGGCAAGCCCTGCTTGCTGGTCAAGAAATCCTCGTCGGCGGACCGGAAGTTCGACCCCGTCGTCCCGAGCGACATCCAGCTGGACCAGGACTTCGTTTCCTTCGGCTCCCAGGACTGCGAGGATCTGATCTGCGTGCGCACCGCGGGCTCCAAGCTGGAGACCACGGTCGAGGGTGACGTCGAGCGCGTGCTGGGCTACTGCAGCAAGGCGTGCACGGAAGGCAACACGACCACCTGTGCCATCAACCACCCGGACGCCACCGACGAGATCAAGTCGACCATGAGCTGCCGCTCGCTGTTGCTCGACCAGCAGGCCCTGGACGATTTCCGCAAGCAAGACCCCGCCGGGTACCGCGCGACGTTCGGTGAGAACGCCTCCCCGTTCTTCTGCGCCGCCACGTCCTCCACCGGCACGTAG
- the purE gene encoding 5-(carboxyamino)imidazole ribonucleotide mutase, with product MGGKSDLEHLRPGIDVLKELGIPHEVRVVSAHRTPDWMIQYAQTAESRGLSVIIAAAGGAAHLPGMVASKTLLPVLGVPIPATVLNGFDALLSIVQMPKGVPVGTMAIGKPGAINAALYAASILSLKYPELRSRLGAWRQARTDEVLADRELS from the coding sequence ATGGGCGGCAAGAGTGACCTGGAGCATCTGCGTCCCGGCATCGACGTCCTCAAGGAACTGGGCATCCCGCATGAGGTGCGCGTGGTGTCCGCCCACCGCACGCCGGACTGGATGATCCAGTACGCCCAGACGGCCGAGTCCCGCGGCCTGTCCGTCATCATCGCGGCGGCCGGGGGCGCGGCCCACCTGCCGGGCATGGTGGCGAGCAAGACGCTGCTGCCCGTGCTGGGCGTGCCCATCCCCGCGACCGTGCTCAACGGCTTCGACGCCCTCCTGTCCATCGTCCAGATGCCCAAGGGCGTTCCCGTGGGCACCATGGCCATCGGCAAGCCGGGCGCCATCAACGCCGCGCTGTACGCCGCCTCCATCCTGTCCCTCAAATATCCGGAACTGCGCTCCCGGCTCGGCGCCTGGCGGCAGGCCCGCACGGACGAGGTCCTCGCGGATCGGGAACTCTCATGA
- a CDS encoding vWA domain-containing protein, giving the protein MNKTVTFVSLAAALAVAAFLWGLPRAAAVPPEHTAGPVSSGVAALTMTSRLSHPYIPLGTSEVFVTVDVTGVEVPGAQRSPVNLALVIDRSSSMHGYKLQQARQAARHLVGQLGPEDRLALVHYGSDVQSLPSLAATPGNRERMLQYIDGVWDDGGTNIGAGLQTGRALVAGARSPGSVDRLILLSDGQPTEGIVEPADLTRLVKGIRSEGITVSAIGVGTDFNEDLMQGFAEYGAGAYGFLEDAGQLASLFQRDLRQASTSVARDVVLGFSLPERVRLEEVLGYRAQQEGPRVTVRLPDFSSGQTERVVMRLTVTGSTPGAPVDITGVSLAYQDLRADAAGHLTAELMAQVTEHQEEVIARQDKDATVYATRAQSAKNLVLAAEALREGRKEEAKEYVARNQELFQQAGAVASPAAVAADLAEQEAVLRDYEQADNDEAVGAAVKRSKAKSLKSFGKLGSTY; this is encoded by the coding sequence ATGAACAAGACGGTCACCTTCGTCTCGCTGGCCGCCGCGCTCGCCGTCGCCGCCTTCCTCTGGGGTCTGCCCCGGGCGGCCGCCGTGCCACCCGAGCACACCGCCGGTCCGGTGTCCTCGGGGGTCGCCGCGCTGACGATGACGAGCCGACTGTCCCATCCCTACATCCCCCTGGGCACCTCGGAGGTCTTCGTCACGGTGGACGTCACCGGCGTGGAGGTCCCCGGCGCCCAGCGCTCCCCCGTCAACCTGGCGCTCGTCATCGACCGCTCCTCGTCCATGCACGGCTACAAGCTGCAACAGGCCCGGCAGGCGGCACGCCACCTGGTGGGGCAGCTCGGCCCGGAGGACCGGCTCGCCCTCGTGCACTACGGCTCGGACGTGCAGAGCCTGCCGAGCCTCGCCGCCACCCCCGGCAACCGCGAGCGGATGCTCCAGTACATCGACGGCGTCTGGGACGACGGCGGCACCAACATCGGCGCGGGGCTGCAAACGGGCCGCGCGCTCGTGGCGGGCGCCCGGAGCCCCGGCTCCGTTGACCGGCTCATCCTCTTGAGTGATGGCCAGCCCACCGAGGGCATCGTCGAGCCAGCGGACCTCACCCGGCTGGTCAAGGGCATCCGCTCCGAGGGCATCACCGTGAGCGCCATCGGCGTGGGCACGGACTTCAACGAGGACCTGATGCAGGGCTTCGCCGAGTACGGCGCGGGCGCCTACGGCTTCCTGGAGGACGCCGGGCAGCTCGCCTCGCTCTTCCAGCGGGACTTGCGGCAGGCGAGCACCAGCGTGGCGCGGGACGTGGTGCTCGGCTTCTCCCTGCCCGAGCGCGTGCGGCTCGAGGAGGTCCTCGGCTACCGCGCCCAGCAGGAGGGCCCGCGCGTGACGGTGCGGCTGCCGGACTTCTCCTCGGGGCAGACGGAGCGCGTGGTGATGCGGCTCACCGTGACGGGCTCGACGCCAGGCGCTCCCGTGGACATCACCGGCGTGTCGCTCGCCTACCAGGATTTGCGCGCGGACGCGGCGGGACACCTCACCGCGGAGTTGATGGCCCAGGTGACGGAGCATCAGGAAGAGGTGATCGCGCGGCAGGACAAGGACGCCACCGTGTACGCGACGCGGGCCCAGAGCGCGAAGAACCTCGTCCTCGCGGCCGAGGCCCTGCGCGAGGGCCGCAAGGAAGAGGCCAAGGAGTACGTGGCGCGCAACCAGGAGCTCTTCCAGCAGGCCGGCGCCGTGGCGAGCCCCGCGGCGGTGGCCGCGGATCTGGCCGAGCAGGAAGCCGTCCTGCGCGACTACGAGCAGGCGGACAACGACGAGGCCGTGGGCGCCGCCGTCAAGCGCTCGAAGGCGAAGAGCTTGAAGAGCTTCGGCAAGCTGGGCTCCACCTACTGA
- a CDS encoding outer membrane beta-barrel domain-containing protein, translating to MKTALHLALALALGPVPALAQAPASTPPAPAAPAASAPAKPAAPKPAPAAATNAALGGSAEQEAGDVSEVDKDRMGPLRERVQPVSGHLFLKQGRLEVSPSATFSVKDAFFTKYILGAVVTYHATETLGFSLRAGYSLPTVAGAAQICTFSDEGGSTTRGCRRPSFAELDGQAPGQINLLGGVDVQWAPIYGKMSLLAEKFLHFDLYGIAGASAVQYRAPAGGELTVGGNVGVGMRFFVNRWMTVRTEFRDLIYVEKAVNPTTTLRNQLLFELGMSFFFPNAPTQP from the coding sequence ATGAAGACCGCCCTTCATCTGGCGTTGGCACTCGCCCTCGGGCCCGTGCCCGCCCTGGCCCAGGCCCCCGCGTCCACCCCTCCGGCGCCCGCCGCCCCAGCGGCTTCGGCGCCCGCCAAGCCCGCGGCGCCCAAGCCCGCGCCCGCCGCGGCCACCAACGCCGCCCTGGGCGGCTCGGCCGAGCAGGAAGCCGGCGACGTGTCCGAGGTGGACAAGGACCGCATGGGGCCCCTGCGCGAGCGCGTGCAGCCCGTCTCCGGCCACCTCTTCCTCAAGCAGGGCCGCCTGGAAGTCAGCCCCTCGGCCACCTTCTCCGTCAAGGACGCCTTCTTCACCAAGTACATCCTGGGCGCGGTGGTCACCTACCACGCCACGGAGACGCTGGGCTTCAGCCTGCGCGCGGGCTACTCGCTGCCCACGGTGGCCGGTGCCGCGCAGATCTGCACCTTCAGTGACGAGGGCGGAAGCACCACGCGAGGCTGCCGCCGGCCCTCCTTCGCCGAGCTGGACGGGCAGGCTCCGGGACAGATCAACCTGCTGGGGGGCGTGGATGTGCAGTGGGCGCCCATCTACGGGAAGATGTCCCTGCTGGCCGAGAAGTTCCTCCACTTCGACCTCTACGGCATCGCCGGGGCGAGCGCGGTGCAGTACCGCGCTCCGGCCGGCGGTGAGCTCACCGTGGGTGGCAACGTCGGCGTCGGAATGCGCTTCTTCGTCAACCGTTGGATGACGGTGCGCACGGAGTTCCGCGACCTCATCTACGTGGAGAAGGCCGTCAACCCGACCACCACGCTGCGCAATCAGCTCCTCTTCGAGCTGGGCATGTCCTTCTTCTTCCCCAACGCCCCGACCCAGCCATGA
- a CDS encoding outer membrane beta-barrel domain-containing protein produces MNRLQAILLALCLAPAAPALAQNQNDAGLGLDLSGDKKPQEETESAEPPAEEPPMEEPPPLPSTVAEAPPADTLTPAERDVTLDDRVKSVQRKVYLKKHRFELAPFITLSVNDPYYTKVGTAVRGAYYLADTLALSARVSIMQVLPEDDVRIAKRAFQSRIYYSVPQWSAMGNAEWSPLYGKVAFLNSILHFDAYLLAGLGVVNTEVSADRGLSPAADLGLGMRFVVRDFFAVNVALINTSYVDQPAGSTKGATQNLMTLNAGISIFFPLKSTGREAE; encoded by the coding sequence GTGAATCGCCTCCAGGCCATCCTGCTCGCGCTGTGCCTCGCGCCCGCAGCACCGGCACTTGCCCAGAACCAGAATGACGCGGGGCTCGGACTCGATCTGAGCGGTGACAAGAAGCCCCAGGAAGAAACCGAATCCGCGGAGCCGCCCGCGGAAGAGCCGCCCATGGAGGAGCCGCCCCCGCTGCCCTCCACGGTCGCCGAGGCACCGCCCGCCGACACGCTGACTCCCGCCGAGCGCGACGTGACGCTCGACGACCGCGTCAAGAGCGTGCAGCGCAAGGTGTATCTCAAGAAGCACCGCTTCGAGCTGGCGCCCTTCATCACCCTGTCGGTGAACGACCCGTACTACACCAAGGTGGGGACGGCGGTACGAGGGGCGTATTACCTGGCGGACACGCTGGCGCTCTCCGCCCGCGTGTCGATCATGCAGGTGCTGCCCGAGGACGACGTGCGCATCGCCAAGCGCGCCTTCCAGAGCCGCATCTACTATTCGGTGCCCCAGTGGTCCGCCATGGGCAACGCCGAGTGGAGCCCGCTCTACGGCAAGGTGGCCTTCCTCAACTCCATCCTTCACTTCGACGCCTACCTGCTCGCGGGCCTGGGCGTGGTGAACACCGAGGTGTCGGCGGACCGTGGCCTCAGCCCCGCGGCCGACCTCGGTCTCGGCATGCGCTTCGTCGTCCGCGACTTCTTCGCGGTCAACGTGGCCCTCATCAATACGTCCTATGTGGATCAGCCCGCGGGCTCCACCAAGGGCGCCACCCAGAACCTCATGACCCTCAACGCAGGCATCTCCATCTTCTTCCCGCTCAAGTCGACCGGACGGGAGGCCGAATGA
- the gltC gene encoding adventurous gliding motility protein GltC has protein sequence MKRLLKPLCLASLGLTLTWAAPSSAQSFEGLDLSQPKKKPAKKPSRGKKSPSGADESSADEGASQDTSGSQTPASDSGSSPGMGLDLTSDAPAPTQAAPTMSFDAVDVSGKSGDRQRLEVAISLFKNEEYDRAAMSSFEMLEDAKLAGLHMEARYVLAKALYRMGLYHSSLGEFSKILAVGPDTKFFRTSLEWLFFISRKTKNETVILDELARYANVEFPERFRSEFHYLLARYHFVRGKALDDVGRHEDADKSFNEVKRLTLLIPKTDTFYPRAKFLEGLAFFRFGNRAGSAASKRTDLNTLGAIDSMKEVIRVTRSSAGLDAEQIAMNQKLRELAFMQLGRTHYGMQQNRYALFYFNKVERGTSQWLEAMFESSWANYRVGQYEQALGNLITLSSPFFREEYFPEAMILKAVIYYENCRYRESSVILQDFERTYLPVHDQLELITKKQMDSSEYYGVLADVQKKNKEGKEKSETDVILERILRLALTDQDLKKTNESILELEGEMDAFREKGDTFAYSELSKQLLEGLKVQRSALIEKAGIMAKGKLETELGGLKQLLANGLRIKFETVTKEKEFLEEQLKAGGQVSIVKKYRFSVAVADDQLYWPYEGEYWRDELGTYQYTLTKGCIQRDTANRNIQTSEAN, from the coding sequence ATGAAACGTCTGCTCAAGCCCCTCTGCCTCGCTTCCCTCGGGCTCACGCTGACGTGGGCCGCTCCCTCCTCCGCCCAGAGCTTCGAGGGCCTGGACCTGTCCCAGCCCAAGAAGAAGCCCGCGAAGAAGCCCTCGCGCGGAAAGAAGTCCCCCTCGGGCGCTGACGAGTCGTCGGCGGACGAGGGCGCTTCCCAGGACACCTCCGGCTCCCAGACGCCGGCTTCCGACAGCGGCTCCTCGCCCGGCATGGGCCTGGATCTCACGTCGGACGCGCCCGCTCCCACGCAGGCCGCGCCCACCATGTCCTTCGACGCGGTGGACGTGTCCGGCAAGAGCGGTGACCGCCAGCGCCTGGAGGTCGCCATCTCGCTCTTCAAGAACGAGGAGTACGACCGGGCCGCCATGAGCTCCTTCGAGATGCTCGAGGACGCGAAGCTCGCGGGCCTGCACATGGAAGCGCGCTACGTGCTCGCCAAGGCCCTCTACCGCATGGGGCTCTACCACTCGTCGCTCGGCGAGTTCTCGAAGATCCTCGCGGTGGGACCGGACACGAAGTTCTTCCGCACCAGCCTCGAGTGGCTCTTCTTCATCAGCCGCAAGACGAAGAACGAGACCGTCATCCTGGATGAGCTCGCGCGCTACGCGAACGTGGAGTTCCCCGAGCGCTTCCGCAGCGAGTTCCACTACCTGCTGGCCCGCTACCACTTCGTGCGTGGCAAGGCGCTGGACGACGTGGGCCGCCACGAGGACGCGGACAAGAGCTTCAACGAGGTCAAGCGCCTCACGCTGCTCATCCCCAAGACGGACACGTTCTACCCGCGCGCCAAGTTCCTCGAGGGCCTGGCCTTCTTCCGCTTCGGCAACCGGGCGGGCAGTGCCGCCTCCAAGCGCACGGACCTCAACACCCTGGGCGCCATCGACTCCATGAAGGAGGTCATCCGCGTCACCCGCTCCTCGGCCGGCCTGGACGCCGAGCAGATCGCGATGAACCAGAAGCTGCGCGAGCTGGCCTTCATGCAGCTGGGCCGCACGCACTACGGCATGCAGCAGAACCGCTACGCGCTCTTCTACTTCAACAAGGTGGAGCGCGGCACGTCGCAGTGGCTGGAGGCCATGTTCGAGTCCAGCTGGGCCAACTACCGCGTGGGCCAGTACGAGCAGGCGCTCGGCAACCTCATCACGCTCTCCTCGCCCTTCTTCCGCGAGGAGTACTTCCCGGAAGCGATGATCCTCAAGGCGGTCATCTATTACGAGAACTGCCGCTACCGCGAGTCGAGCGTCATCCTCCAGGACTTCGAGCGCACCTACCTGCCCGTGCACGATCAACTCGAGCTCATCACCAAGAAGCAGATGGACTCGAGCGAGTACTACGGCGTGCTCGCCGACGTGCAGAAGAAGAACAAGGAGGGCAAGGAGAAGAGCGAGACGGACGTCATCCTCGAGCGCATCCTGCGGCTGGCCCTCACGGATCAGGACCTCAAGAAGACGAACGAGTCCATCCTCGAGCTGGAAGGGGAGATGGACGCCTTCCGCGAGAAGGGGGACACGTTCGCTTACTCCGAGCTGTCCAAGCAGCTGCTCGAGGGGCTCAAGGTGCAGCGCTCGGCGCTCATCGAGAAGGCCGGCATCATGGCCAAGGGCAAGCTGGAGACGGAACTGGGCGGCCTCAAGCAACTGCTCGCCAACGGCCTGCGCATCAAGTTCGAGACGGTGACGAAGGAGAAGGAGTTCCTGGAGGAGCAGCTCAAGGCGGGCGGCCAGGTCTCCATCGTCAAGAAGTACCGCTTCTCGGTGGCCGTGGCGGACGATCAGCTCTACTGGCCCTACGAGGGTGAGTACTGGCGTGACGAGCTGGGCACCTACCAGTACACCCTGACCAAGGGCTGCATCCAACGAGATACGGCCAACCGGAACATCCAGACGAGCGAGGCGAACTGA